The Toxorhynchites rutilus septentrionalis strain SRP chromosome 1, ASM2978413v1, whole genome shotgun sequence genome contains the following window.
ATGATAATGAAACATTGTTTTGCTCTAATCTTACCGCAGAAAGCCGATTTGACATTATAATTTATTCCCCCTGAAGTCTTTGATAGCGCGACTAGTTGCACTAGTTCTCATTCCTCCTTCCCCAAATCACAATCGTATATTGCATTTCACGGCAAGTTCTTATTAGTCTatctatgtgtgtgtgtgtgtgtgtgttttcgcACGTGGTGACAATCCAAGTCGCTCCCCCTAGAATGAGACATTATTCCTGAACGTACTATTTAGCAATGAATTATTGATACCAGCAGCAAAGTTCTCATGGTTCTTTCTCTTCTTTTTTCCCTCAACAGTGTCCCATAATCCCTACAACCCATCATCGGATATGCCGATGCCTTCGGCCAAGGAGCAAACGTTGATGTGGCAACAAAATTCGTACATGGTTGACTCCGGTATCCATTCCGGAGCGGTAACACAGGCCCCGTCTCTCAGTGGCAAAGATGACGACATGGAGGACGATCCGCTGATGTTCGATATGGACCAAGGATTTTCGCAGAATTTCACCCAGGATCAGGTCGACGATATGAATCAACAGCTGAGCCAGACGCGCTCGCAGCGCGTTCGTGCCGCAATGTTCCCCGAGACTCTCGAGGAGGGCATCGAAATTCCGTCGACACAGTTCGACCCGCAGCAACCGACGGCAGTTCAGCGCCTGTCCGAACCATCCCAGATGCTTAAGCATGCGGTGGTCAATCTGATTAACTATCAGGACGATGCTGATCTCGCCACGCGCGCCATTCCGGAGTTGATCAAGCTGCTGAACGATGAAGATCAGGTCGTTGTTTCCCAGGCCGCTATGATGGTACATCAGTTATCAAAGAAGGAGGCTTCACGTCATGCCATCATGAACAGTCCCCAGATGGTGGCTGCTTTGGTTCGTGCTCTGTCCCAGAGCAATGATCTCGAGACGACAAAAGGAGCGGTGGGAACGCTGCACAATTTATCACACCACCGTCAAGGTCTTCTGGCGATTTTCAAATCCGGTGGAATCCCAGCGCTCGTCAAACTCCTCTCCTCACCAGTCGAATCTGTGCTGTTCTACGCAATCACGACACTCCACAATCTGCTGCTCCACCAGGACGGAAGCAAAATGGCCGTTCGCCTGGCCGGTGGTCTGCAGAAGATGGTAGCTCTGCTGCAGCGTAATAATGTTAAATTCTTAGCCATCGTGACCGATTGCCTGCAGATCCTTGCCTATGGTAATCAGGAAAGTAAACTGATCATCCTTGCTTCCACAGGGCCAAGCGAGCTGGTCCGCATCATGCGCTCGTACGACTACGAGAAGCTCCTCTGGACAACTTCCCGTGTGTTGAAAGTACTGTCCGTTTGCTCGAGCAACAAGCCAGCAATCGTTGAAGCGGGTGGCATGCAAGCACTTGCTATGCATTTGGGAAATCCATCCCAGCGTCTAGTCCAGAACTGTCTCTGGACGTTGCGCAATTTGTCGGATGCTGCCACCAAAGTGGACGGCTTGGAAACGCTTCTGTCCGGTTTGGTAACCGTTCTCGGTTCGTCGGACGTTAACGTCGTAACTTGCGCCGCAGGCATTCTCTCCAACCTTACGTGCAACAATCAACGCAACAAGGTTACCGTCTGCCAGGTGGGTGGTGTCGAAGCCCTCGTCGGTACCATCATCAACGCTGGGGATCGCGAGGAAATCACCGAACCAGCCGTGTGCGCACTGCGTCACTTGACGTCACGTCATCCGGAGTCGGAGACGGCACAGAACATTGTTCGTAATGGATACGGTCTGCCGGTGATCGTGAAGCTACTTAATCCACCATCGCGCTGGCCCCTGATCAAGGCGGTCATTGGACTGATTCGCAATCTGGCGCTCTGTCCGGCCAATGCGGGACCGCTGCGCGAGAACGGAGCGATCCATCTGCTGGTGCGGCTGCTCTTCAAGGCGTTCCAGGACACACAGAGGGTGagtttatctgttttttttaagtgtATAATTTGGTCATGATAAATTTGCAGTCAATTTAGTTGTTTTTCCACACTTATGATTGTTCGTGATCAATGATTTGTTAGGATCATCATACTATTTTTAATTACtgagttgaaagaggaaatcTAAGAAAAGTTCGTTCTAAATGTGCACCGATATGACAGACCCTTTAATTTAACGTTTTTCACTTACAATAACAAGTGTCACTCGTGGGGAATCGattgtgattgattgattgattctttgttttcaagaggctttaaactttgcagttcattcgcctctcacAATCGATTGTGAAAAATTATAACATCGATATATACTAATTACAGCATCCAGCCCGACTCGTGGTATGCTTGCACATGATAGGGCGCTAGGAAGTTCATCAGATCAGTAAAGTCGGTCGATGCGTGACCGAACGAAGTGTTTGAATTTGGTCCGCTTTTTTAGAAATTGAATCGTATGTTAACGAAATAATCATTCATCAATTTAAGCACATGAAAGGTATTGGACGTTATAAATTTAATGCAATATCTGAGTCGAATTAGATCGAACTCTTAAAAAATCCACTCTTTCGTTCAAAGGAATATTTTGAAAGCAGTTTCTGTTTCCTCATTCAGTACTGGAAAGTGTTTCAcggttatttttttgtttcaaagtaGTTATACTTGATGAAACTAAACgaaccaaaaatttaattttggacACCCACTTTCGGAAATCATTCGTGTTTATGTCAACATATCGCGAAGTCATTAAATTGGCTAAATCGACTAAATCGAGGAGTGAACATTTCCGTGAGCGGCATACTATCGATCGGCAGAATCATAGAAATCGTCGTAGTTAAACTAAGTAGCGGAAGCTGCATTTGAAGATGTTGAGAACGATTAGGGCAAACCCGGGGTGTCGGATCATGATATCGCCAAGAAATTCGATGCCAGCCAAAGCACCGCCAAAGGGATTCGTCCGCGAGAAATATTTCGGCCTTTTCAAGTTTTATTCCAGTAAGCAACCAAACAGGACACTGAAGCAGAATCTAGTGACTAAAAGACGTTTCCGGAAGTTGTACAATTAGGTTCCAAAGTACAAAGTACGAAGAATCTTTTTCCTAGATACTGGTCGAGGTGATGTCCCTAGCATGTTCAAATTCGTTTTCACCGAtaaattcgcaaaaaaaaacttacgaTCTGGCAAAGAATTTCCGAATGCGGACCAGCATCAAAGGTTTTCGTGACAAGCAAGATAGTGTATGAGTGGGTTGGAAGTCGATTTGGCGAAGTGGTTTATGTCCCCGtatctctcacgctaaaggtcacgagttcaattttcactcccaacattcttccttCGGAACTAAAGTAAAACCATGGTTCGAGTAACGGACCAGCCAAAGGAtcaagtcactataatacagcaaAATAAGACTCAGATacaagtcactataatacagcaaAATAAGACTCAGACacaagtcactataatacaacgAAAAAAGATCAGATATTTGAACTAACATCTAACGAATAGTCTTAGATTTTTTGCTGGTTTGCTGGTGCGAGTGATGTAGTGGTGAGCGTAactgttatattttttcatgcctcttatattactctattttgaatgATGGTCCCGCAACAATCCATTCAGGCAAAATTCCAATCGTCAGTGCAGACTCCAAACTTATCTAAACATAAAACGTATTTATTACAATATTAGATAGGACGAACAAGAGATCACAAAATCTTCATGCGTTGGTCATTGGAACtggcagttacaaaataagagaataaataaaatatgatttatttttggATGTCGAAATGTGACTCGAATAAATCTTATCAAATAAATATCTGATATTGTACAAGTGCCTCCGTTAAGTGCGTTTTCGCGCTATTCTACGTTGGATCTACAAAGCGTCAGAAATACACATTACAcagaagtaaagggtgtgtcacatcaaattgcatcaaggaaaaaacgctgtagaaattcgcccagtagaccgatccttttgaaaattttagacagtaaaataaaaactattaaacaacttttggcattttcattttattcatacttcgagcccaagcccgtatgctcgcaccttcctctttaccccgtccataaggttctgtacaacgtcaggttgtagttttttttgaacagaaatccattttctctttaagtccgcctccgatttgacaacttttgggttcttccggagggcctgcttcataatagcccaatatttctctattgggcgaagctccggcgcgttgggcgggttcatttcctttggcacaaaggtgaccccgttggcttcgtaccactccaacacgtcctttgaatagtggcacgaagcgagatccggccagaagatggtcgggccctcgtgctgcttcaatagtggtagtaagcgcttctgtaggcactccttaaggtaaacctgcccgtttaccgtaccggtcatcacgaagggggcgctccgctttccgcaagagcagatcgcttgccacaccatgtactttttggcaaacttggatagtttctgcttgcgaatctcctccggaacgctgaatttatcctctgcggagaagaacaacaggcccggcagctgacgaaagtccgctttgaagtaggtttcgtcgtccattaccaggcaatgcggcttcgtcagcatttcggtgtacagcttccgggctcgcgtcttccgaaccatgttttgcctttcgtcgcggttaggagccttctgaaccttttaTGTACGCAGgttctcccgctgcttggtccgctggacgaatgaacgtgacaaattcagcttattggcgacatcccggaccgaacttctcggatcacgtctaaactgcttaactacgcgcttgtgatctttttcactgacggagcatccatttttgccgttcttcaccttccggtcgatggttaggttctcgaagtatcgttttagtactctgctgaccgtggattggacgattcccagcatcttaccgatgtcccgaagtgacaactccggattctcgaaatgagtgcgcaggattaattcacgacgctctttttcgttcgacgacatttttccaaatttacgaaaaattgacagtgaagcatggccaacgtgatctatacactcttatctgattataagcgaaagctgaagatataattcctaaaaattaaatttctacagcgttttttccgtgatgcaatttgatgtgacacaccctttagttggggactttcctgattattcaattttcaccaattctaaaattgtttccagattgaaagtacagtaatttacaattagttcgacatttagctaattggacggacatgtaatgcgacatatttagttggacatttttgtaaacatagagattcaaattatgaccccacattgaaagtcgacactgtaccactgtcatcgcaaatgtgtcgcattggaggcgatttacaggttaaaatcgcctccaatgcgacactgagtggtgcttcggcacgtcgcattgaatgtaatttactgtacaacatgtcacaaagctggatgggaagaaattttccaactgtgaaagctgtggcgagtggcaacaaatcgctaaacaggaaggtttaaccgaacaagatggggatatcgagggataacaaaacaataaactctttagattgaagataattttttgatcctgaaaaggacccttttagccgcatgtgaatccaacgagcgaacaaatcgtaatgaatgtatttttttgccatcgctgccttttaacgctcattcgttcgtctcgttggactcgcccctttggctgagtctgccgatttgtctctatcctgtgagtgtgtaccgctagagtataaaacacgcggaccccagaaaaatatcttattttctttcaacccgtaaacccgtgtggttgtatggcatcgtttcacatcacatcgcatcaacggattggtgccggagcaccagtatacctaatagcggttatagaatttcggccgccggagtgctcgagttgacttgcaaagctgctcacgacaataagaaaacccgcctacagaacagagcacattcggttcggaggcaacgactagtttcagcgagtggcaaacgcaatcgcaaaacagcagcaggtagatgaaggaaaaagtttgtttatacagactgctttggtggcaaaaccagccaccgtaaaacaccgcgcttttcagggccattaaaccattcaaagaagagctACTAAAAGtaattcacaataccaatgcattctaagacataatatgacatataatataaactgatttattttgtttatgcttgttcttgaacttattggtggttggggtcttttaaattgatcattcagttttcacaaacccatgcttggtttccgaattaaaagtggcttcaaattacaacacattgtatgcaggatggcattaacgaattttctcggtagcaagaactgctttctttggttgataactaatgttgaaaattgactgacgttacatctgcattgtatagaaaattaactaaggagcaacatgatgagctatgtatttcctgctgctctgttcttattttaaaggactttaatccgaaggtcatccgtccctgtatttactgttggtgtttcagaacgcttctagctcgtttatttctcgacagagttcgtctccaaaacctcagttctttttcattttgatttactttgtttgcggagactacaaatcttacaattcattcgtctccgaaaccacagtttaaggtacggtaatgtgctcaatagtgaaatatatgatagtgaatgagctgataaccacctatgcattccctatcacagccatcattttgattgtacgatatgtgcatacgccgaaagatgcccggcgttgaacatttaataaaaacaaagccttcagaaaaaaaacaagaatcaagtttgtaaaaaaaacgcaaaaacacaaagGTCCTTTTTAGAACCcgcaacatgttcataaagagtaaacagtaaactaatccatttttcaggtagataggtaggtattcacgtaggagaagaaaataaaaaaaatatattcgaaatatatattaagcaaaagctgtcccctttgtatagtcctacgtcactccggttatgtccccgacattacccacccgtctttttgacgtaggactacgtctttcatttctataccggggtgtaaaatcaaagtttcgaaaacaaaagcgttacgccggagaccgagattttgagcgtggatagctcctaaacaactaaacgaaatggtatgataagcacttcattcggaagataaaatgtctacgctttatatgcttgttactttttcatccaaaacttgtttcaatagccttaaaattgcattcaaaaccggctattgaaatcaccaatcggtatataagcgggcgccgctcggaaatctactcagttataattgagcagcggttgaggtaccatcgcaggaatgaatggatgtttccctaacacagattccaaaatcatggagcctgtggaaatcggcattctaaaatagatgcaagcagcgagtacttttgtactcgttagCGCTTTTGTAAATTGAAATGTTTTCCTAACGCAGacctcaaaaccatggagccaggggaaattggtattgcaaaatagatacaatcagcggatacttttgtactcgtttgcgtttctgcaaatcggaatgtttccctaacacagacttcagaaccatggagcatggggaaatcagcatggcaaaatagatgcaagcagcgggtacttttttactcgtttgcgtttttgcaaaccgaaatgtgttttcccaacacagtttCCAATGAGttggaaaaatcggcattcccCCTTTGGTGCTTTTTATACCCCCaggcatttttacactccggaatgcgttttgctaacacggtctacaaatgcaacgctttggctcggttattcaagtcTGCATGCCCctccatgtcgccagctcactgaatttctacgcataccgttttatgattagacaaaatgttgataactatttgctgcgataaccactatcataatgcatgaattgacctaaattaggatttgtttgcaattgaattcgtaaattgtttcattcattcactagtttaatgaataatttaatcaatagttCTGCGCAACggtgatatcgtacccaatgaggaacatacgaagtgcgattattgctaattgaaaaaacacaaacgaTTACTAACCCatcggtagtcctacgtcaagcttgcggttatatcataggtataacccatccatagtttttaagCATAATTTCAACATTTGAATCGCATCTTCTACGATTAAATTTTGTACAAATGCTAACCGAGATAGAACTAGTGGCAGCAACtgataatgatgatgttttCGATTATATTGGCTTTgaactttctcagttcattcgtctttagtCTTCGTTCTAGTCTTGAAGAAGGCCAACTTGGAAAACCGAACTCTCAGCATTGAAAAACGTctctagctggatgactgatgaatcgtgaacgAACGAAGCAGAAACATGCGCGTTCTATTTTAGTTCTGGCTGTGGCCTGGAAGTGAATTGTGAATTGGAAGCAATGCTACTGCTGGTTCTACTGCCACTGTTGCTGCCGATGTTATAGCTGCTGCTGAGGGATTTACTGTCGCTGCCGTTGCTATCGCTCCTGTAGCTGATGTTGGATTTGATTACTCTTCTTCTCTTTCGGTTATTTTTAATGACTGGCAGGAAAGGAAAATTACACAGGTGTGGGGCTCCCGATTCAATGTGTCGTTTCTCGTCTTGCGATGATATGTTTCACTTTACTTGTTCTTTCCCATGTATGATATCTGCATtaagaaaaaattgtttcatgtCGAGCACGAATGTTGTTATTGGGTTCAAATtccgatcggtcaaggatttttctgGGTTGGAAATTATCATGATATGCTTTGGGTTTGCTGCCGGTcttgaagtatcggctagaattaggcatGAATTTGCTCAGCTGTTATCACAGTTATCGGAATTCTAGTAAAGCGAAAATTCATTTCCGCTAATACCGGGCGTAGGTATTGGGTTTAATTCCCGATCGGTAACGTattcagggtgtcgactacctgggaaatccttgaaaatcatggatatcagggaattcaaacaatgtcagggaaaatcagggacCTGGTATTGTTGgggtttaaaattttatttaccaCGGTATACACTCCAACACGAGACTCCCCTGTTGATTTCTAGTTTTGTAGTAGTTAAATGTGAGCAAAATGAACCTCGAAAATCTTGCGGTGTTATAAATGGTATTTCCTTACATTTTCTCTATCAAATTtgataaatataaaattcataaaagtaTATTTTAATTTATGTATGATGATGCCtaacataattttttgaaaacagccACATTTTTCCTTGAGTTTGATGTTTAACTAATTACTGAGGTAGAACGGTAATATGCCTTTCCAGCAACGCTCGTCGGTCGCCACCAATGGTTCGCAGGCCCCGAGCGCGTACGCAGATGGCGTCCGCATGGAGGAAATCGTCGAAGGCACGGTCGGTGCCTTGCATATCCTCTCGAAAGAAGAACTCAACCGACAGCTCATCCGCCAACAGAACGTTATCCCGATCTTCGTGCAGCTGCTGTTCTACAACGACATCGAAAATATTCAGGTGAATATATGGATACATTTTTGTCCAAGTGAGAGCAAATGTGGTTTCGTGCCTTCCCCGACTGTTGTAATTTCTGGGACGTGAGCATGCGCACCAATCGACTCACCGTCTCTCAAGTGGGCGtgattctctctctctctctctctctctctctctctccacaTAAACATAACAAGTGTAATAACACATTTTCCCCTTAAATTTCCCGATTGCAGCGCGTGGCTGCCGGCGTTCTGTGCGAGCTGGCTGTTGATAAGGAGGTGGCAGAGATGATCGAAGCCGAGGGGGCTACCGCACCGCTGACCGAGCTGCTCAATTCAGCGAACGAAGGTGTCGCCACCTACGCGGCTGCTGTGCTCTTCAAGATGAGCGAGGACAAATCGATGGACTACAAGAAGCGCTTCTCCAGCGAACTCACAACGCTACCCGTGTTCCGCGACGACAGCATGTGGAACAACGGTGAGCTTGGGATAGGGCCGGATCTACAGGTAAGCACTGGAAACTCGAGCAAAACtgaatgaaaatcaaattagaAGAGAGGGAGGTCTCCGATTGTGTACATATATAATTTCCAATCGCTTCGACGATGATGGCGTCGAGCAGGCGCGCCAAAGGGTGGTATGCTAGTTATGTCTTTAGTTATCTTGTACTGTTGCTGCTACAAGGGggattcaaaatttgttttgcaAAATATTATTACGTTGCTATcaataaattttgtttgcaatcatCTTTTCCATGGTTTAGAATCCGGATGGTATGGGTGTGGACGCTGTGTGCCCCGAATGGCCGAATGGTCAGCCATTAGCATGAAgggggttcgagttcgattcccgttctggtcgggggatttctcgtcagagaaatttctcccgACTTGCACGATGGTCACAGGAATTCTAGAACTCGTCACTCAGATTTCAAAGCGTActttttggcatagaaatctcaacctaATACTATTGAAAATTACGCAAGTATTACCACGTTGAGATGGCGAAGTTCTCGTAGGaacgttagaaaaaaaaataaaagaaaaagggAATGGCTGCTgttgaaatataaatataaaaatatatcaaGATTCACATCTTCAAATTCTAGTAGATCTCCAACAGATGCATAGTTATCATATCTTCTtattcttcgtcttctttttcttcttattcttcttcatTGTTTTacggaggctttaaactttacaGTTCATTCCCTTCTCATAGTTATGTGTGCCtcataacataaaattcaataaatattgataAACCAAATTTCAATATTGTTTCAATGATGGATTGGGTACAGTATTCGTTCGGCAACTGGGCGAGAAAGGAAGCCCAGTATTCAGATattgccttcagttcacgcaacgaattcgtttttatgtcttcaatgctgtcaaaacgagTCCCACGAAGCgttaatttgagtttcggaaatagggaAA
Protein-coding sequences here:
- the LOC129763540 gene encoding armadillo segment polarity protein isoform X4; the protein is MMLMSHNPYNPSSDMPMPSAKEQTLMWQQNSYMVDSGIHSGAVTQAPSLSGKDDDMEDDPLMFDMDQGFSQNFTQDQVDDMNQQLSQTRSQRVRAAMFPETLEEGIEIPSTQFDPQQPTAVQRLSEPSQMLKHAVVNLINYQDDADLATRAIPELIKLLNDEDQVVVSQAAMMVHQLSKKEASRHAIMNSPQMVAALVRALSQSNDLETTKGAVGTLHNLSHHRQGLLAIFKSGGIPALVKLLSSPVESVLFYAITTLHNLLLHQDGSKMAVRLAGGLQKMVALLQRNNVKFLAIVTDCLQILAYGNQESKLIILASTGPSELVRIMRSYDYEKLLWTTSRVLKVLSVCSSNKPAIVEAGGMQALAMHLGNPSQRLVQNCLWTLRNLSDAATKVDGLETLLSGLVTVLGSSDVNVVTCAAGILSNLTCNNQRNKVTVCQVGGVEALVGTIINAGDREEITEPAVCALRHLTSRHPESETAQNIVRNGYGLPVIVKLLNPPSRWPLIKAVIGLIRNLALCPANAGPLRENGAIHLLVRLLFKAFQDTQRNGNMPFQQRSSVATNGSQAPSAYADGVRMEEIVEGTVGALHILSKEELNRQLIRQQNVIPIFVQLLFYNDIENIQRVAAGVLCELAVDKEVAEMIEAEGATAPLTELLNSANEGVATYAAAVLFKMSEDKSMDYKKRFSSELTTLPVFRDDSMWNNGELGIGPDLQDILSPDQAYEGLYGQGPPSVHSSHGGRAFQQGYDTLPIDSMQGLEIGGNGSGGANNGSNGNGGPPSGQPTSPYAMDMDVGEMDASELTFDHLDVMPSPPQDNNQVAAWYDTDL
- the LOC129763540 gene encoding armadillo segment polarity protein isoform X5 yields the protein MPMPSAKEQTLMWQQNSYMVDSGIHSGAVTQAPSLSGKDDDMEDDPLMFDMDQGFSQNFTQDQVDDMNQQLSQTRSQRVRAAMFPETLEEGIEIPSTQFDPQQPTAVQRLSEPSQMLKHAVVNLINYQDDADLATRAIPELIKLLNDEDQVVVSQAAMMVHQLSKKEASRHAIMNSPQMVAALVRALSQSNDLETTKGAVGTLHNLSHHRQGLLAIFKSGGIPALVKLLSSPVESVLFYAITTLHNLLLHQDGSKMAVRLAGGLQKMVALLQRNNVKFLAIVTDCLQILAYGNQESKLIILASTGPSELVRIMRSYDYEKLLWTTSRVLKVLSVCSSNKPAIVEAGGMQALAMHLGNPSQRLVQNCLWTLRNLSDAATKVDGLETLLSGLVTVLGSSDVNVVTCAAGILSNLTCNNQRNKVTVCQVGGVEALVGTIINAGDREEITEPAVCALRHLTSRHPESETAQNIVRNGYGLPVIVKLLNPPSRWPLIKAVIGLIRNLALCPANAGPLRENGAIHLLVRLLFKAFQDTQRNGNMPFQQRSSVATNGSQAPSAYADGVRMEEIVEGTVGALHILSKEELNRQLIRQQNVIPIFVQLLFYNDIENIQRVAAGVLCELAVDKEVAEMIEAEGATAPLTELLNSANEGVATYAAAVLFKMSEDKSMDYKKRFSSELTTLPVFRDDSMWNNGELGIGPDLQDILSPDQAYEGLYGQGPPSVHSSHGGRAFQQGYDTLPIDSMQGLEIGGNGSGGANNGSNGNGGPPSGQPTSPYAMDMDVGEMDASELTFDHLDVMPSPPQDNNQVAAWYDTDL